One stretch of Saccharopolyspora erythraea DNA includes these proteins:
- a CDS encoding flavodoxin family protein: protein MTVAQVPPRFDGLRALFINCTLKRSPELTHTQGLVDRSAGVMRGRGVEVDQFRAVDHDIATGVWPDMTEHGWASDEWPQLFQRVLDADILVLAGPIWLGDNSSVLKRVVERLYGCSHLLNDAGQYAYYGRTGGCLFTGNEDGVKHCAMNVLYSLQHLGYTVPPQADAGWIGEAGPGPSYLDEGSGGPDNDFTNRNTTFMTYNLMHIAALLRQAGGVPAYGNQRSEWAAGCHFGFDNPDYR from the coding sequence ATGACCGTTGCCCAAGTGCCACCTCGCTTTGACGGGCTGCGTGCCCTGTTCATCAACTGCACGCTCAAGCGCTCGCCGGAGCTCACCCACACGCAGGGACTGGTCGACCGCAGTGCCGGGGTCATGCGCGGGCGAGGTGTGGAGGTGGATCAGTTCCGGGCGGTCGACCACGACATCGCCACCGGTGTGTGGCCGGACATGACCGAGCACGGATGGGCCAGTGACGAGTGGCCACAGCTGTTCCAGCGCGTCCTGGACGCCGACATCCTCGTCCTGGCAGGACCGATCTGGTTGGGGGACAACAGCTCCGTGCTCAAACGCGTTGTCGAACGGCTGTACGGCTGCTCGCATCTGCTCAACGATGCCGGCCAGTACGCCTACTACGGGCGCACAGGCGGATGTCTGTTCACCGGCAACGAGGACGGTGTCAAGCACTGTGCGATGAACGTGCTCTACAGCCTGCAACACCTCGGCTACACGGTCCCGCCGCAGGCCGACGCGGGGTGGATCGGCGAGGCGGGCCCCGGACCGAGCTACCTCGACGAAGGCTCGGGTGGCCCGGACAACGACTTCACCAACCGCAACACGACGTTCATGACCTACAACCTCATGCACATCGCCGCCCTGCTGCGGCAGGCCGGAGGCGTGCCCGCCTACGGCAACCAGCGTTCCGAGTGGGCTGCGGGCTGTCACTTCGGTTTCGACAACCCGGACTACCGCTGA
- a CDS encoding CocE/NonD family hydrolase: MSAATRRLLGLPRARVRVRVQRDFAVPMPDGVRLMADRYYPADDERAPLVLIRTPYGRRQAYALLARIIAEQGYQVFQQSMRGTADSGGRFDGFTIHSHDGSATLEWLRDQPWFPAAMATWGTSYLGYVQWELAREPVPEWKAAVIQDAPSEFYHSFTYPGGVFALGNALAWVQAVHTMFRTRGRLLPQLLTAFTGPRRLRRACMVADIRDADRAAVGEQVPYFQEWLQHPQPDEYWARMDHRGNVGNMPPLVLLCGGWHDFFLPRMVSDYAALRESGRTVRLLVGPWTHGRGMTTRRYLEESFAVLDHALRGRGALPEAPVRVNITGANQWEDFADWPPREQRRAWYLHAGGTLAPRAPAASAPSRYRYDPADPTPSLGGSIVAVNAGAKDNRRLEARCDVLVFTSDPLESDLDVVGPVTAEIHLWSSNEDTDVFTRVCDVAPGGRSTNVSDGIVRLARSDEPGVRTARIELWPTAHRFRRGHRVRLQVSSGAHPRYARNLGTGDQLGTAMKPADQEIFHDPEHPSALLLPQAANGSRGERS, from the coding sequence ATGAGCGCTGCTACGAGGCGCCTGCTCGGACTTCCTCGCGCGCGAGTGCGGGTGCGGGTGCAGCGCGACTTCGCGGTGCCTATGCCCGACGGGGTCCGGTTGATGGCCGACCGCTACTACCCGGCGGATGACGAGCGTGCTCCGCTCGTGCTGATCCGCACTCCCTACGGGCGTCGCCAGGCCTACGCGCTGCTCGCCCGCATCATCGCCGAGCAGGGGTACCAGGTGTTCCAGCAGAGCATGCGGGGCACCGCGGACTCCGGGGGCAGGTTCGACGGCTTCACGATCCACTCCCACGACGGCAGTGCGACGCTGGAGTGGTTGCGCGACCAGCCGTGGTTCCCGGCCGCGATGGCGACCTGGGGAACCAGCTATCTCGGCTACGTGCAATGGGAACTGGCCCGGGAGCCGGTTCCGGAGTGGAAGGCGGCCGTCATCCAGGACGCGCCGTCGGAGTTCTACCACTCGTTCACGTACCCGGGCGGGGTGTTCGCGCTGGGCAACGCGCTGGCCTGGGTCCAGGCCGTGCACACCATGTTCCGCACGCGCGGGCGGCTCCTGCCGCAGTTGCTGACCGCGTTCACTGGGCCGCGCCGACTGCGGCGGGCGTGCATGGTCGCCGACATCCGCGACGCCGACCGGGCGGCGGTCGGTGAGCAGGTCCCGTACTTCCAGGAGTGGTTGCAGCATCCCCAGCCGGACGAGTACTGGGCGCGCATGGACCACCGCGGCAACGTCGGGAACATGCCGCCGCTGGTGCTCCTGTGCGGCGGGTGGCACGACTTCTTCCTGCCGCGCATGGTCAGCGACTACGCGGCGTTGCGCGAGTCCGGTCGGACGGTGCGCCTGCTCGTGGGGCCGTGGACGCACGGGCGGGGTATGACCACCCGCCGCTACCTGGAGGAGTCGTTCGCCGTGCTCGACCACGCGCTGCGTGGCCGGGGCGCACTTCCCGAAGCGCCGGTGCGGGTCAACATCACCGGTGCGAACCAGTGGGAGGACTTCGCCGACTGGCCGCCGCGGGAGCAACGCCGAGCGTGGTACCTGCACGCGGGCGGAACGCTCGCACCGCGGGCGCCCGCCGCCTCCGCCCCGAGCCGGTACCGCTACGACCCGGCCGATCCGACGCCGTCGCTGGGCGGCTCGATCGTCGCGGTCAACGCCGGAGCCAAGGACAACCGGCGCCTGGAAGCGCGTTGCGACGTCCTGGTGTTCACCAGCGACCCGCTGGAAAGCGACCTCGACGTCGTAGGGCCGGTGACCGCCGAGATCCACCTCTGGTCCAGCAACGAGGACACCGACGTCTTCACCAGGGTGTGCGACGTCGCACCCGGGGGCCGGTCCACCAACGTCTCCGACGGCATCGTGCGGCTGGCGCGGTCCGATGAGCCCGGTGTCCGCACAGCCCGGATCGAGCTGTGGCCCACGGCGCACCGGTTCCGCCGAGGGCATCGGGTCCGGTTGCAGGTGTCCAGCGGTGCGCATCCGCGCTACGCGCGCAACCTCGGCACCGGTGATCAGCTCGGTACCGCGATGAAGCCCGCTGATCAGGAGATCTTCCACGATCCCGAGCACCCGTCGGCACTGCTGCTGCCGCAGGCCGCGAACGGCTCGAGAGGAGAGCGATCATGA
- a CDS encoding RraA family protein has protein sequence MTGQNTDLATMVTGLGCAAIVDAMGRAHQHRAHVLSLVSPTPQRPMFGPAVTIAYVPYREDFTDTQTAGFAGWFYRAVGDAPAGAVLVLSSGGYPDVSHGGGTKLSRLHNHELAGLLCDGRLRDFDELARYRFTTWCRGEATRAGDDTVMPCAANVPVEVGGVCVTPGDYIYADRAGAVVIPAHSVRDVLTEAHHVQAEDEDFMVRIRNEDPSELWAGRGSVGER, from the coding sequence ATGACCGGACAGAACACGGACCTGGCAACGATGGTCACCGGACTCGGTTGCGCTGCCATCGTGGATGCCATGGGACGTGCCCACCAACACCGCGCGCACGTGCTGAGCCTGGTCAGCCCCACTCCGCAGCGCCCGATGTTCGGCCCCGCCGTGACCATCGCCTACGTGCCTTACCGCGAGGACTTCACCGATACCCAGACCGCAGGATTCGCCGGCTGGTTCTACCGAGCGGTTGGAGATGCGCCCGCAGGGGCGGTCCTCGTGCTCTCCAGCGGCGGCTACCCGGACGTCTCGCACGGCGGTGGCACCAAATTGTCCCGCCTGCACAACCACGAGCTCGCCGGGTTGCTCTGCGACGGCCGGCTCCGCGACTTCGACGAACTGGCCCGGTACCGCTTCACCACCTGGTGCAGGGGAGAGGCCACCCGAGCCGGCGACGACACCGTGATGCCGTGCGCGGCCAACGTTCCCGTCGAAGTCGGCGGCGTGTGCGTCACACCCGGCGACTACATCTACGCAGACCGCGCCGGCGCCGTAGTCATCCCGGCGCACAGCGTGCGTGACGTGCTGACCGAAGCGCACCATGTCCAAGCCGAGGACGAGGACTTCATGGTTCGGATCCGCAACGAGGATCCTTCGGAGCTGTGGGCAGGGCGGGGCTCCGTTGGTGAGCGGTAG
- a CDS encoding DUF6510 family protein yields MTQRYVDGNALAGPLAEVFAVDVTAAVERCVGCGRTGPVAALRVYQQAPGLVARCPGCDGVVLRLVRGPDTAWLDLKGTMSLQIPLVASG; encoded by the coding sequence ATGACACAGCGGTACGTGGACGGCAACGCCCTGGCCGGGCCTTTGGCGGAGGTCTTCGCGGTCGATGTCACGGCCGCCGTCGAGCGTTGCGTCGGCTGCGGGCGCACCGGCCCGGTCGCAGCGCTCCGCGTCTACCAGCAGGCACCCGGCCTGGTCGCCCGATGTCCGGGCTGCGACGGGGTGGTGCTGCGTCTTGTCCGGGGACCGGACACGGCCTGGTTGGATCTGAAAGGCACGATGAGTCTTCAGATCCCGCTGGTCGCTTCCGGTTAG
- a CDS encoding GbsR/MarR family transcriptional regulator, whose translation MDSGNAAERLALALTRSGMQRMPARLLATFLFTDEPTLTAGQLTEELQVSAGSVSGALKMLTTVGLVEQAPAPGSRRDHYRMRDDAWATLFSHQNAVVRTILQAAEEGIAATTDDGPARRRLTQMRDFYEFVLAEIPALVERWKRESGTTHT comes from the coding sequence GTGGACAGCGGCAACGCCGCGGAACGACTCGCCTTGGCGCTCACCCGCAGCGGCATGCAACGCATGCCGGCACGCCTGCTCGCGACGTTCCTGTTCACCGACGAGCCGACCCTGACAGCGGGACAACTGACCGAAGAACTCCAGGTGAGCGCGGGGTCGGTGTCCGGGGCGCTGAAGATGCTGACCACCGTCGGCCTCGTCGAGCAAGCCCCCGCACCCGGAAGCCGCCGCGACCACTACCGCATGCGCGACGACGCCTGGGCCACACTGTTCTCCCACCAGAACGCGGTGGTGCGCACCATCCTCCAGGCGGCCGAAGAGGGCATCGCCGCCACCACCGACGACGGCCCCGCTCGCCGCCGGCTGACGCAGATGCGCGACTTCTACGAGTTCGTGCTCGCCGAGATCCCCGCGCTCGTGGAACGGTGGAAGCGGGAATCGGGCACCACGCACACCTGA
- a CDS encoding FAD-dependent oxidoreductase, producing MPTGRRVLIVGAGIAGLATALRLRRSGWQVVVLERAPGLRDGGYMLNLGGLGYEAAERLGILPELRAAEPEPFELVHVDEHGRRLAAMDPHAQRALVGDRMLALFRGDIERVLRDALGDGVDFRFGTTVESISQATDEVSVELSDGTTEVADLVVGADGLHSRVRSLLFGAERGFRHDFGALVAISLLDEVPAAIAPASGVSLSLVDRGVSVVNPTCGRSAAFFIFGSRTPEADLADGAPPVLRRRYADLGWVVPDLLDAVEGSESVFYDQVSQIRLDRWSSGRVVLLGDSAWCVSLFAGYGASLALGGAELLGTVLERNPADIPGALRSWERLLRPVAERRRRQGRRLKSLFVASNSAALHARTQVLRLSGSRPVTALMRRFLALDEVVSR from the coding sequence ATGCCGACCGGAAGACGTGTGCTGATCGTGGGTGCCGGGATCGCCGGGTTGGCCACCGCGCTCCGCCTGCGGCGCAGCGGCTGGCAGGTCGTCGTGCTGGAACGGGCACCGGGGCTGCGCGACGGCGGCTACATGCTCAACCTGGGTGGACTGGGGTACGAGGCCGCCGAGCGGTTGGGAATCCTGCCCGAGCTGCGGGCGGCCGAGCCCGAGCCGTTCGAACTGGTTCACGTCGACGAGCACGGGCGGCGGCTCGCGGCCATGGATCCGCACGCGCAGCGCGCACTCGTGGGCGATCGGATGCTCGCCCTGTTCCGCGGCGACATAGAACGGGTTCTCCGCGACGCGCTCGGCGACGGGGTGGACTTCCGGTTCGGCACCACGGTGGAGAGCATCAGCCAGGCGACCGATGAAGTGTCGGTGGAGTTGAGCGACGGCACGACCGAGGTGGCCGATCTCGTGGTCGGTGCGGACGGCCTGCACTCGCGCGTGCGGTCGTTGCTGTTCGGTGCCGAACGCGGTTTCCGCCACGACTTCGGCGCGCTCGTCGCCATCAGCCTGCTCGACGAGGTTCCCGCCGCGATCGCCCCCGCGTCGGGGGTCAGCTTGAGCCTGGTGGACCGAGGGGTCAGCGTGGTCAACCCGACCTGCGGCCGGTCCGCCGCGTTCTTCATCTTCGGCTCCCGAACGCCCGAGGCCGACCTCGCCGACGGGGCTCCACCCGTGCTGCGCCGTCGCTACGCCGACCTGGGCTGGGTGGTCCCCGATCTGCTGGACGCGGTCGAAGGCTCGGAGTCGGTGTTCTACGACCAGGTCAGCCAGATCCGGCTGGATCGCTGGAGTTCCGGGCGGGTGGTGCTGCTCGGTGATTCGGCGTGGTGCGTCAGCCTGTTCGCGGGCTACGGTGCCTCGCTCGCGCTCGGCGGTGCCGAACTGCTCGGTACCGTGCTGGAGCGCAACCCGGCGGACATCCCAGGGGCGCTGCGGAGCTGGGAACGGCTCCTGCGGCCGGTCGCCGAGCGCCGAAGGCGTCAGGGACGACGTCTCAAGAGCCTGTTCGTGGCGTCCAACAGCGCCGCACTGCACGCGCGGACACAAGTGCTCCGGCTCTCGGGCAGCCGGCCGGTCACCGCGCTGATGCGTCGCTTCCTCGCGCTGGACGAGGTGGTGTCGCGATGA
- a CDS encoding molybdopterin-dependent oxidoreductase, with product MGVVSPGFQGRPRTAGPQLPPGQYLIEDFPVLSAGPTPRVSLDEWEFVITTETGQVHRWSWPRFRELPGETPEVDIHCVTKWSKLGTVWRGVSLDTLLAEVDTAADFALVDSYGGYTTNLPLEDLLDGQAWIVYEYDGADLAPEHGGPARLLVPHLYFWKSAKWVHGIRLLLEDEPGFWESIGYHDYGDPWREQRYQGD from the coding sequence ATGGGTGTCGTGTCGCCTGGTTTTCAGGGGCGGCCGCGTACGGCCGGGCCGCAGTTGCCGCCGGGCCAGTATCTGATCGAGGATTTCCCGGTGTTGTCAGCGGGTCCGACGCCGCGGGTTTCGCTGGACGAGTGGGAGTTCGTGATCACGACGGAGACCGGGCAGGTCCATCGCTGGTCGTGGCCGCGGTTTCGGGAACTGCCCGGGGAGACGCCGGAAGTCGACATCCACTGCGTCACCAAGTGGTCGAAGCTGGGCACGGTCTGGAGGGGCGTGTCGCTGGACACGCTGCTGGCCGAGGTGGACACGGCGGCGGATTTCGCGCTGGTGGACTCCTACGGCGGTTACACCACGAACCTGCCGTTGGAGGATCTGCTCGATGGCCAGGCGTGGATCGTCTACGAGTACGACGGTGCCGATCTTGCACCCGAGCACGGAGGTCCGGCCAGGCTGCTCGTGCCGCATCTGTACTTCTGGAAGTCGGCGAAGTGGGTGCATGGCATACGGCTGCTGCTGGAGGACGAGCCCGGGTTCTGGGAGAGCATCGGCTACCACGATTACGGTGACCCGTGGCGCGAGCAGCGGTATCAGGGCGACTGA
- a CDS encoding ferredoxin reductase, with protein MARAAVSGRLTRRLSWRVARLVDYRDETPTARTLLLDVAGWPGHSAGQHVDVRLTAADGYSTQRSYSLAAPADGDRLELTVQRVPDGEVSPYLTEVYSVGDPVEVRGPIGGWFVWRPTKTEPVLLIAGGSGIVPLMAMVRARRTARSRTPFRLLYSVRSPADVYYARELARPTRGDDGLDVTYVYTRSAPQGWSGKPGRIGIADINRGGWPPEFEPSCFVCGPTGFVETAADILLALGHAPGRIKTERFGPSGG; from the coding sequence GTGGCGCGAGCAGCGGTATCAGGGCGACTGACCCGCCGACTGAGCTGGCGGGTTGCACGTCTGGTCGACTACCGCGACGAGACGCCCACGGCACGCACGTTGCTGCTGGACGTGGCGGGCTGGCCGGGACATTCGGCCGGGCAGCACGTCGACGTCCGGCTGACCGCAGCTGACGGTTACAGCACGCAGCGCAGCTATTCACTGGCCGCCCCCGCAGACGGTGATCGGCTGGAGCTGACGGTGCAACGGGTGCCCGACGGCGAGGTGTCTCCGTACCTGACCGAGGTGTACTCGGTTGGAGACCCGGTGGAGGTGCGCGGACCCATCGGTGGCTGGTTCGTGTGGCGCCCGACGAAGACCGAGCCGGTGCTGCTGATCGCGGGAGGGTCGGGCATCGTGCCGCTGATGGCGATGGTGCGGGCGCGTCGCACGGCCCGCAGTCGTACACCGTTCCGCCTGCTCTACTCGGTCCGCTCGCCTGCGGACGTGTATTACGCCCGGGAGCTGGCTCGGCCGACGCGTGGGGACGACGGCCTGGACGTGACGTACGTGTACACGCGGTCGGCGCCGCAGGGCTGGAGCGGGAAGCCCGGACGGATCGGCATCGCGGACATCAACCGTGGTGGCTGGCCGCCGGAGTTCGAACCGAGCTGTTTCGTCTGCGGCCCCACGGGTTTCGTCGAGACGGCCGCCGACATTCTGCTGGCGCTGGGCCATGCGCCAGGGCGGATCAAGACCGAGAGGTTCGGCCCGAGTGGAGGATGA
- a CDS encoding epoxide hydrolase family protein, whose protein sequence is MSETATTESVPTRPELRPFEVEVSKDDLHDLRRRIAATRWPHSELVEDRSQGVRLATVRELARYWGTEYDWRRCEAKLNALPQFTTEIDGVQIHFVHVRSRHENALPLLMTHGWPGSVVELLETVGPLTDPTSHGGTPADAFDLVLPSLPGYGFSGEPTELGWGSGRIARAWVELMDRLDYTRYVAQGGDVGATVTDAMGRQAPEGLIGIHMNLLAGALGLKDQLPAESEQERAAHDALNTFTTDGFGYFLEQSTRPQTIGYSLLDSPVGLAAWLLDHDTDSYYKISRAFLDGEPVGNLNRDTVLDNITLYWLTGTGASAARWYWEFGRVQAAGQVPPEVSVPVGFTTFPGEIWAAPRSWVETVYPSLAYFNEVDRGGHFAAWEEPELFSTEMRAAFRALR, encoded by the coding sequence ATGTCCGAAACAGCGACCACGGAATCCGTCCCAACCCGTCCGGAGCTCCGCCCGTTCGAGGTCGAAGTTTCGAAGGACGATCTGCACGACCTGCGCCGCCGCATCGCCGCGACGCGCTGGCCCCACAGCGAGCTGGTGGAGGATCGGTCGCAGGGCGTGCGGTTGGCGACGGTGCGGGAGCTCGCCCGCTACTGGGGGACCGAGTACGACTGGCGCCGGTGCGAGGCGAAACTCAACGCGCTGCCGCAGTTCACGACCGAGATCGACGGGGTGCAGATCCACTTCGTCCACGTCAGGTCGCGGCACGAGAACGCGCTGCCGCTGCTCATGACGCACGGCTGGCCCGGCTCGGTCGTCGAGCTTCTCGAGACCGTCGGTCCCCTGACCGACCCGACCTCGCACGGCGGCACCCCCGCAGACGCATTCGACCTGGTGCTGCCGTCCTTGCCCGGCTACGGATTCTCCGGTGAGCCGACCGAGCTGGGCTGGGGGTCCGGCCGCATCGCACGCGCGTGGGTGGAGCTGATGGACCGCCTCGACTACACGCGCTACGTCGCCCAGGGAGGCGATGTGGGCGCCACCGTCACGGACGCGATGGGCCGCCAAGCGCCCGAGGGGCTGATCGGCATCCACATGAACTTGCTCGCCGGGGCGCTGGGTCTCAAGGACCAACTGCCGGCGGAGTCCGAGCAGGAACGCGCCGCGCACGACGCGCTCAACACGTTCACGACAGACGGCTTCGGCTACTTCCTCGAGCAGTCCACCCGGCCGCAGACGATCGGCTACTCCCTGCTGGATTCACCCGTCGGGCTCGCGGCCTGGTTGCTCGATCACGACACGGACAGCTACTACAAGATCTCCCGCGCGTTCCTCGACGGGGAGCCCGTGGGCAACCTCAACCGGGACACCGTCCTCGACAACATCACGCTGTACTGGCTGACGGGCACCGGCGCGTCGGCCGCCCGGTGGTACTGGGAGTTCGGACGGGTCCAGGCCGCCGGCCAGGTTCCTCCGGAGGTCTCGGTTCCGGTGGGCTTCACGACGTTCCCCGGCGAGATCTGGGCTGCCCCGCGCAGCTGGGTCGAGACGGTCTACCCCAGCCTCGCGTACTTCAACGAGGTCGACCGCGGTGGCCACTTCGCCGCCTGGGAGGAGCCGGAGCTCTTCTCCACCGAGATGCGGGCAGCGTTCAGGGCGCTCCGGTGA